The following are from one region of the Halorussus rarus genome:
- the nasA gene encoding assimilatory nitrate reductase NasA, producing the protein MTEWTSTTCMRCAVGCGHVQRGVDVGHGLDTVRGDPAHPVNRGLACQRGVRETADPDGEWLAKPLVRRDGELRKTTWDLALARIVERFGRILERNRDGIAVLGSGQQTNEAAYALGKLARGGFGTRYYDANTTLCMASAVTAYYDAFGSDAPPPTYDDVPEADTHVVWGANPAVAHPVMFRWIADSAGGDDGELIVVDPVETETAAVADAHVALEPGGDLDLARAVLARAVETGRVDEAFVDEATAGFEELRADLPDPETAAERAGVDAEVVETLAAAFEEPTLVYWGMGVNQSTQGTDTAGALIDLCLATGNLGPGSGPFSLTGQANSMGTRVCSSKGTWPGHRDFGDADARATVADAWDVPVERLPDDSGPGPVGTLDAVADGPVEAVYAVATNPVAGMPDASDAAAKLDDAFLVVQDTFRTETTELADVVLPAATWGESDGTAMNMERTVSRVRPATDLPSGIRTDLDIVTTVGDALVDGLFGENTDPKSVFAEFAALTAGTPADCSGIGYDRLDAELAVRWPAPDAEVSGGYRYHHDGEWSFPTPSGRARFAGGTGRELPEPPDEEYPLTLTTAREADGYNTGVRSRESPDDPGDLVARIHPDTVAAHLADTGENDLGENDSGETDSVSVESRRGSVRARIEVDEAVRPGLVWLPVHHPATNELTVPATDPRSDEPNFKQCAVRLVAAREAVAVETAGSELA; encoded by the coding sequence GTGACCGAGTGGACCTCGACGACGTGCATGCGCTGCGCCGTCGGCTGCGGTCACGTCCAGCGCGGGGTCGACGTCGGTCACGGCCTCGACACGGTTCGGGGCGACCCGGCCCACCCGGTGAACCGCGGGCTGGCCTGCCAGCGGGGCGTCCGCGAGACCGCCGACCCCGACGGCGAGTGGCTCGCCAAGCCGCTGGTCCGGCGCGACGGCGAGCTCCGGAAGACCACCTGGGACCTCGCGCTGGCCCGCATCGTCGAGCGGTTCGGCCGGATCCTGGAGCGGAACCGGGACGGAATCGCCGTGCTCGGGAGCGGCCAGCAGACCAACGAGGCCGCCTACGCCCTCGGGAAACTCGCCCGCGGCGGCTTCGGCACCCGGTACTACGACGCGAACACCACCCTCTGCATGGCGAGCGCGGTGACGGCTTACTACGACGCGTTCGGCAGCGACGCGCCGCCGCCGACCTACGACGACGTCCCCGAGGCCGACACCCACGTCGTCTGGGGCGCGAACCCCGCGGTCGCCCACCCGGTGATGTTCCGGTGGATCGCCGACAGCGCCGGCGGGGACGACGGCGAACTGATCGTCGTCGACCCCGTCGAGACCGAGACGGCGGCGGTCGCCGACGCCCACGTGGCCCTCGAACCGGGCGGCGACCTCGACCTGGCCCGCGCCGTCCTCGCCCGCGCCGTCGAGACCGGCCGGGTCGACGAGGCGTTCGTCGACGAGGCGACCGCCGGCTTCGAGGAACTTCGCGCCGACCTGCCTGACCCCGAGACGGCGGCCGAGCGCGCGGGCGTCGACGCCGAGGTCGTCGAGACGCTGGCGGCGGCCTTCGAGGAACCGACGCTGGTCTACTGGGGCATGGGCGTCAACCAGAGCACGCAGGGCACCGACACCGCGGGCGCGCTGATCGACCTCTGTCTGGCGACCGGGAACCTCGGGCCGGGGAGCGGGCCGTTCTCGCTGACCGGCCAGGCCAACTCGATGGGCACGCGGGTCTGCTCCTCGAAGGGGACCTGGCCCGGTCACCGCGACTTCGGAGACGCCGACGCCAGAGCGACCGTCGCGGACGCCTGGGACGTCCCGGTCGAGCGCCTGCCCGACGACTCCGGGCCGGGTCCCGTCGGCACCCTCGACGCCGTCGCGGACGGCCCGGTCGAGGCGGTGTACGCCGTGGCGACCAACCCCGTCGCGGGCATGCCGGATGCCTCGGATGCGGCGGCGAAGCTGGACGACGCCTTCCTCGTGGTCCAGGACACGTTCCGGACCGAGACCACCGAACTCGCCGACGTCGTGCTGCCGGCCGCGACCTGGGGCGAGTCCGACGGGACCGCGATGAACATGGAGCGGACCGTCTCGCGGGTCCGGCCCGCGACCGACCTCCCGAGCGGCATCCGGACCGACCTCGACATCGTCACCACCGTCGGGGACGCGCTGGTCGACGGGCTGTTCGGCGAGAACACCGACCCGAAGTCGGTGTTCGCCGAGTTCGCCGCCCTGACCGCGGGGACGCCCGCCGACTGTTCGGGCATCGGGTACGACCGGCTCGATGCGGAGCTCGCGGTCCGATGGCCCGCACCCGACGCCGAGGTGAGCGGGGGCTACCGGTACCACCACGACGGCGAGTGGTCGTTCCCGACGCCCTCGGGGAGGGCCCGGTTCGCCGGCGGCACCGGCCGGGAGCTCCCCGAACCGCCCGACGAGGAGTACCCGCTCACCCTGACGACCGCGCGGGAGGCCGACGGCTACAACACGGGCGTGCGGAGTCGGGAGTCGCCCGACGACCCCGGGGACCTGGTCGCCCGAATCCACCCCGATACGGTGGCGGCGCATCTCGCCGACACCGGCGAGAATGACCTCGGCGAGAACGACTCCGGTGAGACCGACTCCGTCAGCGTCGAGTCCCGGCGCGGGAGCGTCCGGGCTCGGATCGAGGTAGACGAGGCGGTCCGCCCCGGCCTGGTCTGGCTGCCCGTCCACCACCCCGCGACCAACGAGCTGACGGTGCCGGCGACCGACCCCCGGTCGGACGAGCCGAACTTCAAGCAGTGCGCGGTGCGGCTGGTCGCCGCCCGCGAGGCGGTCGCGGTCGAGACCGCGGGGAGTGAGCTCGCGTGA
- a CDS encoding MFS transporter, translating to MTNKIEQLVIATVGFFWAFLMWFSTAAFSPSIGAFYGLTTGQLALLASSAIWLAPPGRVLAGWAADRLGAHNVFAVILAYSGLMSIASSFAASYEVLFVERLVVASAGISFVVGIQHVAQWFDEHEIGTAEGLYAGTGNAGAGVGALVLPRVYETNFSDAFLHLGIVALLIAVVYKWRGEPARDVETAETVRRNASLGDTLFVWTRYAAIGLMLAYAMSFGLEIAMNSWLPSYYAEGFDAAIGDLGFAGTAAIQTAAIQTAAGTFAAVQSFNASLFRPFSGYVSDLWQRKGWTPYPFLSTTQEYSPRVHWLMTALVLIAAAMVALTLAGLAGALPASVVVLAVFGVTVSFGTGGVFAIVPVLFDERPGTASGFIGGVSTSGGIVYPLVYGYVPNIHLGYAVVAAVFFVPFVLFYVWAMRHEDDPRERGIGSARRWLSDDGQSATVPGGDD from the coding sequence GTGACCAACAAGATCGAGCAGCTGGTCATCGCGACGGTCGGCTTCTTCTGGGCGTTCCTCATGTGGTTCTCGACCGCCGCGTTCAGTCCGAGCATCGGCGCGTTCTACGGGCTCACGACCGGCCAGCTCGCGCTGCTGGCGAGCTCGGCCATCTGGCTCGCGCCGCCGGGCCGGGTGCTGGCGGGCTGGGCGGCCGACCGGCTCGGCGCCCACAACGTCTTCGCGGTCATCCTGGCGTACTCCGGGCTGATGAGCATCGCCTCGTCGTTCGCGGCGTCCTACGAGGTGCTGTTCGTCGAGCGCCTCGTCGTGGCGTCGGCGGGCATCAGCTTCGTCGTGGGCATCCAGCACGTCGCCCAGTGGTTCGACGAGCACGAGATCGGCACCGCAGAGGGGCTGTACGCCGGCACCGGCAACGCCGGGGCGGGCGTCGGCGCGCTCGTACTACCGCGGGTGTACGAGACCAACTTCTCGGACGCCTTCCTCCACCTGGGTATCGTGGCGCTGCTCATCGCGGTCGTCTACAAGTGGCGGGGCGAGCCCGCCCGCGACGTCGAGACCGCCGAGACCGTCAGGCGCAACGCCTCGCTGGGCGATACGCTGTTCGTCTGGACGCGCTACGCCGCCATCGGGCTGATGCTGGCCTACGCGATGTCGTTCGGCCTGGAGATCGCGATGAACTCCTGGCTGCCGAGCTACTACGCCGAGGGGTTCGACGCCGCGATCGGCGACCTCGGGTTCGCCGGGACCGCGGCCATCCAGACCGCGGCCATCCAGACCGCGGCGGGCACCTTCGCGGCGGTCCAGTCGTTCAACGCCTCGCTGTTCCGGCCGTTCTCCGGCTACGTCTCGGACCTGTGGCAGCGCAAGGGGTGGACGCCCTACCCGTTCCTGTCGACGACCCAGGAGTACTCCCCGCGGGTCCACTGGTTGATGACCGCGCTGGTGCTCATCGCGGCGGCGATGGTCGCGCTGACGCTCGCCGGCCTGGCCGGCGCGCTGCCGGCGTCGGTCGTCGTGCTCGCCGTCTTCGGCGTCACCGTCAGCTTCGGCACCGGCGGCGTCTTCGCCATCGTGCCGGTGTTGTTCGACGAGCGACCGGGCACCGCTTCGGGGTTCATCGGGGGCGTCTCCACCAGCGGCGGCATCGTCTACCCGCTGGTGTACGGCTACGTCCCGAACATCCACCTGGGCTACGCGGTGGTCGCCGCGGTGTTCTTCGTCCCGTTCGTCCTGTTCTACGTCTGGGCGATGCGCCACGAGGACGACCCCCGCGAGCGCGGCATCGGGTCGGCCCGCCGGTGGCTCTCGGACGACGGGCAGTCCGCGACCGTCCCGGGAGG